The nucleotide sequence GCCACCAGTGCCGGCCGGCGCGCAGTGATTCGCGCAGGTGCTGTTGCAGCGCCACCGCACTGAGACGGCGCGGCAGCGTCACGTAAAAGCCACCGGCGTGATTATGTTCTTCGCTGGGCAGGCGCAGTGCACCGCGCAGGCTGACCGGGTAGAACCAGCTGCCGCCGCTGGACAGCGCCAGCCGCGCCATCACGGTTTCGTGCAACGCCCAGAACACCAGGGTCGCCAGGGATACCTGCCGGGCCTGGGCCTGCTCGGTCAGCGCACGCGTCTGCGCCCGGGAAAACCAGCATACCGATATCGGAGGCCGGCCCAGTGCAACGCCCGCACCGCCCGGGCGCCATTGCGCAGATGGCGCAACGGGTTGGCTCGCCCGCCGCGCCGCCCGCCAGCTTTGCCACAGCCCGGGCACCGTCTGCGCGCGCGCCGGTGGTGCGGCAAAGCGGGTCACGCCCCAGCGCCGGAACAGACGCAGAAATCCGCCGATGCCGTCGGCTTCGCGGTGCGGAACAGATTCCCACCGCACCTGCCCGCTGACGGGATCAATCACGGCGAAATACATGGTGTCATCAATACCCAGCGGCGCCCTGGCACGGAACCAGGGCGCGGCGACATCGGGATGAAATGCGGGGGCCGTCATGGCAACACTCCTACAACCGGGCGACTTCGACATACGGCAGGCGACCGTCCAGCAGCGGCCGGGGGTCCTGCCCGTAGCTGACCAGAAAATGCCGGCTGGCCAGGCGCTGGCGACGATAGCCACTGGCCGCTTCGCGCAACGGGTCCTGGAGAAAAAAACCGGCGGAGAGCGCGCAGCGGTCACGCCGCGCCTGCTCCACCAGTGGCTGCAACAGGGCATCAAGTACCGCCGGCGCATCGTCACGCACCAGTGTGCTGTGCAGCAGCCGGTAATTCAGCGTGCCGCCTGCGGCGGGCAGGTGCAGCCCGCCGCGCAGCCGGCTGTACAGATTGAGCAGATGACGCAGGCCGCCGAGCGCAAACGGATAACGCAGCACGCGGGTCTGCTTGAACCCTTTCTGGCACCAGGTGCCGGTCATGCCGACCAGTTCGCTGCCGCGCCAGGCAAGCAGAAAATCCTGCACTGACAGGCCGCGGTAGTAATCGTGCCCGGCAATCAGATCCGACAGTGCGTAGCGCGGGAAAAATTGCCGGCGCGGCCCGTATTCATCCAGCCATGCCTGCATCAGCGGCAGGTCATCCGGCGTTGCCTGCGTCACGCGGTAGCCGTGCGCGCGACGGCGTGCGCCGCTGAACAGCAGGCTGGTTTCGATCTCGCCGCAGGGGTAATACACCGGCAACCCGGCGCGGCCACTGCCAACGGTTTCCAGGGATGCGCTGTTGTCACTGAGAATGACGGTCTGCATCCACTCGCCGCTGCGCAGGATCTGTCGCAGTTGGCGGAACAGCCGCACCAGCAGCGTACTGCCGCGCCAGGCCGGTGCCAGACGCAGGTCGTGTGCATACCGCACCGGGCGTGCTGCGCCGTTGACCATCACGCGCCGGCAGCCGACGTTGAACACGGCGATCACCGTGTCCTGCTCATCCACCGCGATCCACAGTTCCGGTGTCTCGCAGCTGACGCCGCTGCCATGCAGGAACGCCGGCTGGCGTTCAAAATTCAGCAGCACGCGGCCGTGCTGTGGCGTGGCATCGACCAGCGCAAGAATGCCCGCATCGTCCGCCGGCGTGGCAGGCCGGATCAGATAACGCATCCTGACAGGCTCCCCCGCGCGTCGCTGACATCGTGCAGGGCCGGCGGCAAAACCTCCGGCCAGTCGCGCAACGGTTCGATCTTGATATTGCCCTCGATCATGCCGCGCAGCCGGCACTGGTGCAGGTAGAACTCGCGCATGTCCTGCCGGCACACCACACGCGCCGGTGCAAGCTGACCCAGCCCGCGTGCGAGTTGATAGTGAAAGTGCTGCGCCAGCGCGGTTTCCAGTCGCTCGCGAATACGCTGCACCGCAGACTGCGGCGCACTCGCGCCGGCACATTCCACCAGTAGCACGTAACCGGGCTTGCCGGCGCTGTTGCTCTGCCGGGCTGCCAGCAGTGTCACCGGACGCAATGTTTCGCCCCAGGGCAGCGCATCCAGCACTTGCTGCACGTATACCGCACCGATTTTTTCGCCGACCATGTCGACACCGTCGTTGCGGCCCAGAAAGCGCAGCACCGGCAGGCTGTTGAGATGGCTGTCCACACGCAGCCGGTCGTTCAGCCGGTAACGCAACAGGCCACTGCCTGTGGACAGCAACGGCGCCACTTCCTGGCCAGGCCGCAATGCCCAGGGCGGCAGGATGCGACCGCTGTCCAGATCCTCGAATTCATACACATGGGACTGATAGGCCAGCACCCACTGTCCCTGGCACGGCACCGTCACCACGCCTTCCGTGGCCCACAGCCCCTTGCCCTGGAACGCGGCCTGCGGCAACAGCCGCTGCAACAGCGTTGCCCAGGGTGCGGCGGCAGCCGTGTCCCAGGCACTGACCAGCGCCAGGCGCGGCCACAGGCGCAGAAAGAAATCCGCCGTCAGCTGGCCATCCCACTCGGCCAGCAATGCCGCCGCCTGCGGGGCGCGCGGGCAACGCAACCTGTCGGGCAGGGCCACGCGCCGGTGGCCCCAGTCGCCATGCCGTAACGCGTCGATCAGTTCATCGCGCCAGTCCACCAGCCGCTCGAACAGTGTCAGGGCAAAACTCGGGCTCCACACCGACAACACCGTCAGTTGTGCGTCCGCCACCAGCCAGGCCAG is from Isoalcanivorax pacificus W11-5 and encodes:
- a CDS encoding GNAT family N-acetyltransferase; translated protein: MRYLIRPATPADDAGILALVDATPQHGRVLLNFERQPAFLHGSGVSCETPELWIAVDEQDTVIAVFNVGCRRVMVNGAARPVRYAHDLRLAPAWRGSTLLVRLFRQLRQILRSGEWMQTVILSDNSASLETVGSGRAGLPVYYPCGEIETSLLFSGARRRAHGYRVTQATPDDLPLMQAWLDEYGPRRQFFPRYALSDLIAGHDYYRGLSVQDFLLAWRGSELVGMTGTWCQKGFKQTRVLRYPFALGGLRHLLNLYSRLRGGLHLPAAGGTLNYRLLHSTLVRDDAPAVLDALLQPLVEQARRDRCALSAGFFLQDPLREAASGYRRQRLASRHFLVSYGQDPRPLLDGRLPYVEVARL
- a CDS encoding GH3 family domain-containing protein, producing the protein MSVRHRLGHAVLNRVVAAGGRRFVRDSHALERVQRARLAGLVRRVAQARRHPSLPPVNGDWRWEEFSRALPVTDYRDWSAPVEAQRRWQEGALINSPVMRYQPTSGSTSEIKWVPYTREFLHELDGAIAPWLHDLYRQFPGIRRGSHYWSVSWLPDGMRDSGQSHLNDDMKVLTGGKRLLAAMTQSVPELIALARTSDDAQFATLAWLVADAQLTVLSVWSPSFALTLFERLVDWRDELIDALRHGDWGHRRVALPDRLRCPRAPQAAALLAEWDGQLTADFFLRLWPRLALVSAWDTAAAAPWATLLQRLLPQAAFQGKGLWATEGVVTVPCQGQWVLAYQSHVYEFEDLDSGRILPPWALRPGQEVAPLLSTGSGLLRYRLNDRLRVDSHLNSLPVLRFLGRNDGVDMVGEKIGAVYVQQVLDALPWGETLRPVTLLAARQSNSAGKPGYVLLVECAGASAPQSAVQRIRERLETALAQHFHYQLARGLGQLAPARVVCRQDMREFYLHQCRLRGMIEGNIKIEPLRDWPEVLPPALHDVSDARGSLSGCVI